Sequence from the Helianthus annuus cultivar XRQ/B chromosome 13, HanXRQr2.0-SUNRISE, whole genome shotgun sequence genome:
TAAGAAGCTGGCGGAGGATCGATCTCCGGTGCCGCGTTCGATGGCCCACCCATTTGGGGGTCCTCTGGGATAGGAGGGTAAGAACTCGAACCCTGAGGAGAACTAAAACGAGGTCCTCCTCGCACGGATATACGTGCTTTCCTCCTTCGCCTCGGAGGCTCGGAAGGTGGCCGCGGTGGCTGCTTAGGCGGCTCCTCAACAGGAAGTGGTGGAGGTGAAACTGCTTGAAGTTGGGGCTCAATCAAAGGAGGTTGAGCTAGAGAGCTATGGTATGATGGAGTAAAGTACCAATCATAAGTGGCCATTTTATCTTGAAACGAATCGGGCCCACGGTATGGTGATCCCTGAAATGGAGATCCACTTGATATGCTTATTGGGTGGCCCGATGTTCCGGTCTGCATCTCCGGATCTGGGTCGTCGTCCATCTCCATTTCCTGAGAAAAATGGTCCTCAGGGCCCAAAGGGTTGTAGCCAAGGAAGTCGTTAACATAGTCATTCGGATTGAACTGCGCCGGCgagtagatagaatccgaatggTGAAACGAATGGGAATGCAACGAGTGGTACAATTGGTGAGACTCGTGAGAGTGATCGGATTGATAAGAGTGGTGCGAGTGTTGGGGCTCGTCTGAGATAAGCGGCCCAAAAGATGGATGGAAAGAAGGTGAAGAGCTTAACGAGACAGAATGTCTCGCCGGCTCAAAGGAGTGACCCCACAGATCATGAGAGTCAGAGCTGGAAAGGGACACAGGCGGAGTGCGTCGGTGAGATGGTCCAGCTGCCGATGGTCCCCCTCGCATGGGTCTTTTTCCTCTTCCTCTAACTCTGGGAGGCATTTTTGATGAACTTCCTGTCAAAACAAgaaatcaaaacaaaataaaatataaacagcAAAGAAAAGTTAAGAATAAatcctaggtcatttgcctagactcgagagtctaaggaatgtgcttattgtgtcattgagattaaacacaaaggttagtgtttaattgactcaatgttggctctgataccaacctgtcacaccccgatatttccacatattaccggtgggcccggcggggagtatcgtgacatagttgatatcatcattgtcaatacatgCAAtattatagcacagcggaaggcttggtgaataaactattacaaaccatattgtctgagtgttcgagtttatgaatatacaaactggaatgtaataagatccacaggcggatcataaatgtacaaagaaaacaaaaacaacagacttcaggtatcttatggatttgcaagatcctctattgacaccctatagctccagcctattacgagaggtacctgtcaatcagtctttaagaaaatacgtcagtttacactggtaaatacaatttaactgactctttttgaaaacatttatgaaaattgatttaagttgTAACATACGAAACTTTTCTAACCCTAATATAATAAATACGATATGTATTATGACATGTTATAATGTCGGATATTATGTGATACTAATATTAGTCGATTCTTGTAAATTCTAAAAccgttaaaaaatgaaaaaaaaataacaataataacaacattAAACTTATTAAAACAAATGTGTATGCACAGGAAATTATTGCAATCATCATGTTTAGAATTCATTGTGTCTATTTTGGATAgccaacaaaatatatatatatatatatatatatatatatatatatatatatatagaggtatATAAATAAGGAGAAAGATATATGATAATATAATAAATTAGTCAAACATTCATATCACTTGCACTCAAATTCTCAATCTTCGATTATTGAGACACACGGTTTTCCTTTTTCTAGCATCTCCAACTATGGCAACATAATCTTGGCAATATGTATTCCCTCACCAATAGCCATTCTTTTTAACCAAACCTCAAAAGCCAACTCAACCCACAAGAAAACCTTCTCGGAACAACCACCTCCCCGCAGCCACTCACCGTGGTGATCCAGGCCACACAACCCACCGGTACGCCTCCGTCTACCGCCACCGTCTACCTTTTTGTGTCCGCCGTTTTGCGAATAGGTACCGAGATCACCTTTCTTCTCCTTTATAAACTGTGTTCGTAATTTTGTTGACCGACTCCGACAATTTTTGGCAGCCGCCACTCGCTGTTGCACCCCTTTGAACCACCATTACGGTGAGAATCCAGCCGTCGCTGCTATTTGAACCACCGGAATCGCGAACCAGTCATCACCACCTTTCTACCAGATACTCCCGCAATCACGCCGTTTTAGTCGTCCTCGCAACCATCGTTCGCCACCTTCTGTCATCACGGACCGCCACCACTGTTGTTTCGTTCTTCCGATCAGGAGAGGTAGGCGACCAACTTTAATGTTTTTCGTTTTCTGTCCCGGTAACTTCAACATGGGATATGGGTTGGGTTCTTGAACTTTCGGCGGCACGTTATTTTGATAGAACGTTGATCGAGAGTATCAGGTGTGTGTGTCGTCATCTGTGAAAGCGTGTGTATGTGCAAATAGGGTGTGTGAGTTGAATGTGTGCGTATGTATATTGATGTGTGTGTGTCTGTATGTTTTGCGTGATATGTGCATgtatttatatacatataattaGGTGTGAATATGTGAATGTGTTGTATGATGTgtgtattaatatatatatatatatatatatatatatatatatatatatatatatatatatatataattaggtATGATGTGATGTTGTGTGAATGTGTTGCATGGGGTGTGTGGAAGTGTGATGTGTGTGTTAGTGTTTACGTGAGTTTACATGTACAGTGCATCTGAATTGTTGGTGTGCTTGTGTGCATGTGTGTTTTGGTATTTGTGTGTTTAGTATGTGTGTTCCTGTGTACATGAAATTTTATAATTATTATGTTATAAAACCTCTCTTAGGAGCAGATTAGTAATGGttaaaatccatattttgattgTGTAAATTTTGGTTGGATTATATTATTAAACTACAAAATGTGATATCTTACATTTTATAGATTGTGACGATTAAGAACCCGTTGTGAGTATTAACcccaaaaaaaaacatattttattaTTGGGAATGTTTAGTTTGCGGCCGTCGGGAAATTCAATGAACGATGTTTTAGCTTACATGAATTTTAACAAAACTAATCAAGATAAAATATACGGGATCTAGGTTGGCAATATATTTAAGGTGGAAACGGTTTTGGATTTTTGCTTTGCTTTGCTGAATCAAGGTACGGATTCCTTGGTCTTCTCATCAGagtattttttttatcatatccGTTACTTTGCAGTATGGATTTTGTTTGTTTCCGTTAGTTGCTTCATTTCGCATTTATTATTTGAGAAGTTCATagtagcatgcaatagactttaGCAGTTGTAATCATTGTTGCATGTT
This genomic interval carries:
- the LOC110901548 gene encoding leucine-rich repeat extensin-like protein 5; this encodes MAIGSSSKMPPRVRGRGKRPMRGGPSAAGPSHRRTPPVSLSSSDSHDLWGHSFEPARHSVSLSSSPSFHPSFGPLISDEPQHSHHSYQSDHSHESHQLYHSLHSHSFHHSDSIYSPAQFNPNDYVNDFLGYNPLGPEDHFSQEMEMDDDPDPEMQTGTSGHPISISSGSPFQGSPYRGPDSFQDKMATYDWYFTPSYHSSLAQPPLIEPQLQAVSPPPLPVEEPPKQPPRPPSEPPRRRRKARISVRGGPRFSSPQGSSSYPPIPEDPQMGGPSNAAPEIDPPPASYAPPQPPMGFDNPIPTYPGSSWYNPFENPSGYPSDYGTHDPYLTAAEYHHPYPSSYPPVYPTGYPVQGYQYPPYQQPPPPQQQQQTQEILERLDKVEHETRKTKKEHSSFMKGLANLIKVFRNAGSDEANSHPAEGNTRINITGAELQAMITAAVTQVVDAKFKEPSVVRSQTHSRTHSQPHTHKKSESQHSSNQGSEPKRQIVLEPTPRFTKGCTYKYFVSCKPRDFTGEKGVIDCMK